In Streptomyces sp. NBC_00414, a single window of DNA contains:
- a CDS encoding diacylglycerol/lipid kinase family protein, whose product MRALLVVNPAATTTSARTRDVLIHALASEMKLEAVTTEYRGHARDLGRQAAESKDIELVVALGGDGTVNEVVNGLLHNGPDPDRLPGLAVVPGGSTNVFARALGLPNDAVEATGALLDALREGRERTVGLGLAAGTPGSEDEGVPSRWFTFNAGLGFDAGVVGRVEQHRERGKRSTHSLYLRQAMRQFFGETHRRRGTITLERPGSDPVTDLVLSIVCNTSPWTYLGNRPVYASPKASFDTGLDVLGLSRMSTTAVARYGTQLLTSSPERGPHGKHAVSLHDLTDFTLHSKVPLPLQMDGDHLGLRTSVAFTGVRRALRVIV is encoded by the coding sequence ATGCGTGCACTTCTTGTGGTCAATCCGGCAGCTACCACCACCAGCGCACGCACGCGTGACGTTCTGATCCACGCGCTGGCGAGCGAGATGAAACTCGAAGCGGTAACCACCGAGTACCGCGGTCACGCCAGAGACCTCGGCCGACAGGCCGCGGAGAGCAAGGACATAGAACTGGTCGTGGCCCTCGGCGGCGACGGCACGGTCAACGAGGTCGTGAACGGTCTGCTGCACAACGGCCCCGACCCCGACCGGCTGCCCGGCCTCGCCGTCGTCCCCGGCGGCTCCACCAATGTCTTCGCCCGCGCCCTGGGCCTGCCCAACGACGCCGTCGAGGCGACGGGCGCCCTCCTGGACGCCCTGCGCGAGGGCCGGGAGCGCACGGTGGGTCTCGGTCTCGCCGCGGGCACGCCGGGCAGTGAGGACGAGGGCGTCCCCTCCCGCTGGTTCACCTTCAACGCGGGGCTCGGCTTCGACGCCGGCGTGGTCGGCCGGGTCGAACAGCATCGCGAGCGCGGGAAACGCTCCACGCACTCCCTCTATCTGCGTCAGGCGATGCGTCAGTTCTTCGGGGAAACCCATCGCCGCCGCGGCACCATCACGCTGGAGCGGCCGGGTTCCGACCCGGTGACCGATCTGGTGCTCTCGATAGTCTGCAACACCTCCCCCTGGACGTATCTGGGTAATCGCCCGGTGTACGCGTCACCTAAGGCCTCGTTCGATACCGGCCTCGACGTACTCGGTCTCAGCCGTATGTCGACGACCGCGGTTGCCCGGTATGGCACCCAGTTGCTCACTTCGTCCCCCGAGCGCGGACCCCATGGAAAGCACGCGGTGTCCCTGCACGATCTGACCGACTTCACCTTGCATTCGAAGGTCCCACTCCCCCTGCAGATGGACGGCGACCACCTCGGACTGCGTACGAGCGTCGCGTTCACAGGCGTTCGCCGTGCACTGCGTGTGATTGTGTGA
- a CDS encoding WhiB family transcriptional regulator encodes MDWRHNAVCREEDPELFFPIGNTGPALLQIEEAKAVCRRCPVMEQCLQWALESGQDSGVWGGLSEDERRAMKRRAARNRARQASA; translated from the coding sequence ATGGACTGGCGTCACAACGCCGTTTGCCGCGAGGAAGACCCCGAGCTCTTCTTCCCCATCGGCAACACCGGTCCTGCGCTGCTGCAGATCGAGGAAGCCAAGGCCGTTTGCCGTCGCTGCCCCGTCATGGAGCAGTGTCTGCAGTGGGCGCTTGAGTCCGGTCAGGACTCTGGCGTCTGGGGTGGACTCAGCGAGGACGAGCGCCGCGCAATGAAGCGCCGTGCCGCCCGCAACCGGGCCCGTCAGGCTTCCGCCTGA
- a CDS encoding sensor histidine kinase: MNDLVRQHTALGDSDLEWLHLLVSEWQLLSDLSFADLVLWVPTRDGTRYVSVAQMRPNTGPTSYQDDMVGHLVPRGRRPMLDAALDEGRIVREGDPEWREEVPVRVESIPVRREGRILGVIARNTNLLTVRTPSRLELTYLQSASDLAQMIAAGSFPFPDQQVDMDASPRVGDGLIRVDADGVVQYASPNALSAYHRLGLASDLVGHHLGRTTAELAPSRGPVDEALAKVASGWAPREFEIESDDGVIQLRSIPLKPKGTRVGSLVLLRDVTELRRRERELITKDATIREIHHRVKNNLQTVAALLRLQARRIESDRGREALEEAVRRVGSIAIVHETLSQNLDERVEFDEIADRVLSMVAEISPGKVVARRTGRFGILDAEVATPLSMVLTEILQNALEHGFREGERGTVEVSAVRGGSSKENRLLVTVQDDGVGLPEGFDPHRSGNLGLQIVRTLVEGELGGTFDMVPAPERGTQVVLDIPVQTPK; the protein is encoded by the coding sequence ATGAACGACCTCGTACGCCAGCACACCGCGCTCGGTGACTCCGACCTCGAGTGGCTGCATCTGCTGGTCTCGGAGTGGCAGCTGCTCTCCGACCTCTCCTTCGCCGACCTCGTCCTGTGGGTCCCCACCCGCGACGGCACCCGCTATGTCTCGGTCGCCCAGATGAGGCCCAACACCGGCCCCACCTCCTACCAGGACGACATGGTCGGCCACCTCGTCCCGCGCGGCCGCCGCCCCATGCTGGACGCGGCCCTGGACGAGGGCCGGATCGTGCGCGAGGGCGACCCCGAGTGGCGCGAGGAGGTCCCCGTACGGGTGGAGTCGATCCCCGTGCGCAGGGAGGGCCGGATCCTCGGGGTCATCGCCCGCAACACCAACCTCCTCACGGTCCGCACGCCCTCACGGCTCGAACTCACCTATCTGCAGAGCGCGTCCGACCTGGCCCAGATGATCGCGGCGGGCTCCTTCCCGTTCCCCGACCAGCAGGTCGACATGGACGCCTCGCCCCGCGTGGGCGACGGCCTGATCAGAGTGGACGCGGACGGCGTCGTCCAGTACGCGTCCCCGAACGCGCTGTCGGCGTACCACCGCCTGGGCCTCGCCTCCGACCTGGTCGGCCACCACCTCGGCCGGACCACCGCCGAACTCGCCCCGTCCCGTGGCCCGGTGGACGAGGCGCTGGCCAAGGTCGCCAGCGGCTGGGCGCCCCGCGAGTTCGAGATCGAGAGCGACGACGGCGTGATCCAGCTGCGCTCGATCCCGCTGAAACCCAAGGGCACGCGCGTCGGTTCCCTGGTCCTCCTGCGCGACGTGACCGAACTGCGCCGCCGTGAGCGCGAGTTGATCACCAAGGACGCGACCATCCGGGAGATCCACCACCGGGTGAAGAACAACCTCCAGACGGTCGCGGCCCTGCTGCGCCTCCAGGCCCGCCGCATCGAGTCCGACCGGGGCCGCGAAGCCCTCGAAGAAGCGGTGCGCCGGGTCGGCTCGATCGCGATCGTGCACGAGACGCTCTCCCAGAACCTGGACGAGCGCGTGGAGTTCGACGAGATCGCCGACCGGGTGCTCTCCATGGTCGCCGAGATCTCACCGGGCAAGGTCGTCGCCCGGCGCACCGGCCGCTTCGGCATACTCGACGCCGAGGTGGCGACCCCGCTCTCCATGGTCCTCACCGAAATCCTGCAGAACGCCCTGGAGCACGGCTTCCGCGAGGGTGAGCGCGGCACGGTCGAGGTGTCCGCGGTCCGCGGCGGCTCGTCGAAGGAGAACCGCCTGCTGGTCACGGTCCAGGACGACGGAGTGGGCCTGCCCGAGGGCTTCGACCCGCACCGCTCGGGCAACCTCGGCCTCCAGATCGTACGGACGCTGGTGGAAGGCGAGTTGGGCGGCACCTTCGACATGGTCCCGGCCCCGGAGCGCGGCACACAGGTCGTACTGGACATCCCGGTGCAGACCCCCAAGTGA
- the nagB gene encoding glucosamine-6-phosphate deaminase — protein sequence MEVVIVSDAKAGGELIAGAMAELLLRKPDALLGVATGSTPLPIYQALAAKADSGAVDVSRARVAQLDEYVGLPAEHPESYRSVLRREVLEPLGLDMDAFIGPDGTAEDVKAACEAYDRALAEAGGVDLQLLGIGTDGHIGFNEPCSSLASRTRIKTLTEQTRIDNARFFEGDIEQVPHHVITQGIGTILEARHLVLLATGEGKADAVAATVGGPVAAVCPASALQLHPHATVVVDEAAASKLKLAEYFRHTYSNKPAWQGI from the coding sequence GTGGAAGTTGTCATCGTTTCGGACGCCAAGGCGGGTGGCGAGCTCATTGCCGGGGCCATGGCGGAGTTGCTCCTGCGCAAGCCCGACGCCCTGCTCGGAGTGGCCACCGGTTCGACGCCGCTGCCCATCTACCAGGCGCTGGCGGCGAAGGCGGATTCCGGGGCCGTGGACGTCTCACGCGCGCGGGTCGCCCAGCTCGACGAGTACGTGGGGCTGCCGGCCGAGCATCCCGAGTCGTACCGGTCCGTGCTGCGGCGCGAGGTGCTGGAGCCGCTGGGGCTCGACATGGACGCGTTCATTGGGCCGGACGGGACCGCCGAGGACGTGAAGGCGGCGTGCGAGGCGTACGACAGGGCGCTCGCCGAGGCGGGCGGGGTCGACCTCCAACTGCTCGGGATCGGGACCGACGGGCACATCGGGTTCAACGAGCCGTGCTCGTCGCTGGCCTCCCGTACGCGAATCAAGACGCTGACCGAGCAGACGCGGATCGACAACGCGCGGTTCTTCGAGGGCGACATCGAGCAGGTGCCGCATCACGTGATCACGCAGGGCATCGGGACGATCCTGGAGGCGCGGCACCTGGTGCTGCTGGCCACGGGTGAGGGCAAGGCCGATGCCGTGGCGGCGACGGTGGGGGGGCCTGTCGCGGCGGTGTGCCCGGCTTCCGCGCTGCAGTTGCATCCGCATGCCACGGTTGTGGTGGACGAGGCGGCTGCGTCCAAGCTGAAGCTGGCGGAGTACTTCCGGCACACCTACTCCAACAAGCCCGCTTGGCAGGGGATCTGA
- a CDS encoding glycoside hydrolase family 3 protein, producing MTTIASGTDTLTRDALAVLQPGFTGTSAPSWLLRRLGEGLTSVGLFGRNIASPDQLAALTAQLRAERDDVLVAIDEEGGDVTRLEVRTGSSFPGNHALGAVDDVALTEAVAHELGRRLAACGVNLNWAPSADINSNPSNPVIGVRSFGADTALVARHTAAYVSGLQSAGVAACTKHFPGHGDTAVDSHHALPRIDADLSVLHARELAPFRAAIAAGSRAVMSAHILVPALDPAHPATLSRRVLTGLLREELGFDGLIVTDGMEMQAISATYGIERGSVLAIAAGADAICVGGGLADEETVLRLRDALVTAVRSGELPEERLADAATRVRALASWTTSAKDTPAPSTASVPDIGLVAARRALTITRGQHHTPLTEAPYVASLTPVANIAVGDETPWGVAAELLRLLPGTETGSFTGEGAGAEVLTAAGSRRVIAVVRDVHRHAWMAEALDTLVTARPDTIVVEMGVPQAPPQGALHIATHGAARACGLAAAEAITEP from the coding sequence ATGACCACCATCGCCTCCGGCACGGACACGCTGACCCGCGACGCCCTTGCCGTCCTGCAGCCCGGCTTCACCGGGACCTCCGCACCCTCCTGGCTGCTCCGGCGGCTGGGCGAGGGTCTCACCTCCGTCGGCCTCTTCGGCCGCAACATCGCCTCCCCGGACCAACTCGCCGCCCTCACCGCCCAACTGCGCGCGGAACGCGACGACGTCCTGGTCGCCATCGACGAGGAAGGCGGTGACGTCACGCGCCTGGAGGTGCGTACGGGATCGTCGTTCCCCGGCAACCACGCGCTCGGCGCGGTCGACGACGTGGCGCTGACCGAGGCTGTCGCCCACGAACTGGGCCGCCGGCTGGCCGCCTGCGGGGTCAACCTCAACTGGGCCCCGTCCGCGGACATCAACTCCAATCCCTCCAACCCCGTCATCGGCGTACGGTCCTTCGGCGCCGACACCGCGCTGGTGGCCCGGCACACCGCCGCGTACGTCTCCGGGCTGCAGTCCGCCGGAGTCGCCGCCTGCACCAAGCACTTCCCGGGCCACGGCGACACCGCGGTCGACTCCCACCACGCGCTGCCGCGCATCGACGCCGACCTGTCGGTCCTGCACGCCCGCGAGCTGGCCCCCTTCCGCGCGGCGATCGCCGCCGGCAGCCGGGCCGTGATGAGCGCGCACATCCTGGTACCGGCCCTCGACCCGGCCCACCCCGCGACCCTCTCCCGCCGCGTCCTCACCGGGCTGCTGCGCGAGGAACTCGGCTTCGACGGGCTGATCGTCACCGACGGCATGGAGATGCAGGCCATCTCCGCGACCTACGGCATCGAACGGGGCAGTGTCCTCGCGATCGCCGCCGGCGCCGACGCGATCTGCGTGGGCGGCGGGCTGGCCGACGAGGAGACGGTCCTGCGACTGCGGGACGCGCTGGTCACGGCGGTCCGCTCGGGCGAACTCCCCGAGGAACGCCTGGCGGACGCGGCGACCCGGGTACGGGCCCTGGCCTCCTGGACGACGTCGGCCAAGGACACGCCCGCGCCCTCGACCGCCTCGGTCCCTGACATCGGCCTGGTGGCGGCCCGCCGAGCGCTGACCATTACCCGCGGGCAGCACCACACCCCGCTCACCGAGGCCCCGTACGTCGCCTCCCTCACCCCGGTCGCGAACATCGCCGTCGGGGACGAGACCCCCTGGGGCGTCGCCGCCGAACTGCTGCGCCTGCTGCCCGGCACGGAGACCGGCAGCTTCACGGGGGAGGGGGCCGGGGCCGAGGTGCTCACGGCCGCCGGATCGCGCCGCGTGATCGCCGTCGTCCGTGACGTCCACCGCCATGCCTGGATGGCCGAGGCGCTCGACACACTGGTCACGGCCCGCCCGGACACGATCGTGGTCGAAATGGGCGTCCCCCAGGCGCCACCCCAGGGCGCCCTCCACATCGCCACCCACGGAGCGGCCCGAGCCTGCGGCCTGGCAGCGGCAGAAGCCATCACGGAGCCGTAG